Below is a genomic region from Paludicola sp. MB14-C6.
ATGATGTTATCGTTTATAATAAACCGGCAAATATGCCAGTTCACCCTTCTCGTAACCACCAATATGATACTTTGGCAAATGCTTTTTGCTATCATATGGAGCAGAAGCATATGCGGGCGACGTTTCGACCGATTAACCGATTGGATCGAGACACAAGCGGTTTAGTAGTAGTTGCAAAGAATGCACTTAGCGCATCGAAGCTATCAGGTGCAGTTGAAAAGGAGTATACTGCAATTGTTTGTGGCAAGGTTACTCCGCTAGAGGCAACAATTGATGCGCCAATTATACGATTGGATGATTTCCATATCAAACGTGGAGTAGATAAAAACGGACAGCGTTGTGTTACCCATTATAAAGTGGAGTTGCAAAATGAAAAATACTCTCTTGTTCGAATTCATCTTGAAACAGGACGCACGCATCAAATACGAGTTCATTTCAGCCATATTGGATACCCATTAGCAGGTGATGATATGTATGGTGGAGATATGACAGACATCAAAAGGCAAGCGCTTTGCTGTAATGAGGTATTATTTTTACATCCGCAAACGAACAGTACCATCAAATTATGCATAAATATTCACGATGACATGAATAAACTCGTGCAATGTGAATAAATATTCACAAAACTTGCATTTTCCTCTTGCAATTATTCAAAACATATGTTAGAGTATTATCAACAAATAAAACAAATACTAATTTGAAGAAAACATAATGGAGGAATGGCAATATGAAAAAAATAATATCAATATTACTGATAACAATCATGGTTGCTGCAATGTTTGTTGGTTGTAAGGGAAATGAAAACAGCTTAGAAGCAATCAAAAAAAATGGCAAAATTACAATGTTAACAAATGCAACTTTTGCACCATTTGAATTTGTTGAAAACAATAAGGTTGTTGGTGTTGACCCTGAGTTAGCTCAAATGATCGCAGATGAAATCGGCGTAAAGCTTGAAATTACAAACATGGACTTTGATTTATTAGTTGACTATGTAAAAACAGGTAAAGGCGATTTTGCTGCAGCAGGAATGACAATTACAGATGAAAGAAAAAAACAAGTGGATTTTTCAATTGAGTATACAACTTCTACACAATATATTATTGTGAAAAAAGGTACAGATGTAAAATCATTTAGTCCAAATGGAAAAGTAATTGGTGTTCAACAAGGAACAACAGGTGACTTATTCTATGCAAGCGACAAAAAGGTAATCCAAGCGAAAGAAGTAAAACGTTATAAATCATCAATAGATGCTGCGAAAGATATCCTTTTAGGAAGAGTAGATTGCGTTATAGTTGATGAACTTCCTGCTAAAAAAATTGTAGAGCAAAATAAAGATACATTAGAATGCTTTAACCCAGGTTATGAGCCGGAATCATATGCTTTTGCAGTAAAGAAAGAAAATAAAGAATTATTAGATGTAATTAACAAAGTATTGCAAAAACAAGTAGAAAGTGGTAAAGTGAAAGAACTAGTACTAAAGCACTCATAATTAAAAAAGAATAGTAATATAACAGCAGACGATTACTGTCTGCTGTTATGTTGATTTATTAGAAAGGTAATGGAGAGAATGGAAGGCATTTTAAATGAGATATATGATGCTCTATTTAAAGAACAAAGATATCTAATGATATTAGATGGCTTAAAAAATACGCTTATTATTGCACTTTTTGCAACCATAATCGGTGTAATAATCGGAACGATTGTTGCAATAGTAAAAAATGCGAGCATTGGACGTAAATCACTTTGGATTTTTGATAAAATATGCGATTTATATATTACAATTATTCGTGGCACTCCGCTTATGATTCAATTATTGATTTTGGCAGGAGCAATTATGGCATCAGTTAAAAACTACATTCTGATTGCTATTGTTGGATTCGGTTTGAACTCTGGTGCATATGTTGCCGAGATTATTCGTGCGGGTATTTTAGCAGTAGATAAAGGGCAAATGGAAGCAGGACGCTCTTTGGGATTAACCAGCGCACAAACAATGAAAAAAATAATAATGCCACAAGCAATTAAAAACATATTACCGGCTTTAGGCAATGAGTTTATTGTATTGTTAAAAGAAACATCCATTGCAGGATATATTGCCGTTCAAGATTTAACGAATGTCGGAAACGTGATTCGTGCAAGTTCCTATAATACTGCGATATATTTCATTATTGCAGGTATTTACTTATTGTTGGTTGTTGGTATGACAGCCATTTTAAAACGTTTTGAGATGAGGTTGGCTAAGAGTGATAGAGGTTAAAAATTTATACAAAAAATTCGGCGATAATCATGTGTTAAACAATATTACTGAAACAATTTCCAAAGGCGAAAAGGTTGTTGTTGTCGGTCCTTCAGGTTCCGGTAAATCTACATTTTTACGTTGCCTTAATTTATTAGAAATGCCAACCGACGGAGAGATTTGGTTTGAAGGCAATAATATTACCGATAAAAAAACGAATATCAATCAGCTAAGACAAAAGATGGGAATGGTATTTCAACATTTTAATTTGTTCCCACATTTAACAATTCTACAAAATATCACATTAGCACCAATTACGTTAAAATTGCAAACGAAAGAAGAAGCGGAAGCCAATGCCAAACGTTTATTGGAGCGAATTGGTCTTTTAGATAAAGCAGACAGCTATCCTTCTATGATTTCAGGTGGCCAAAAACAACGTATTGCGATTGTTCGTGCGTTGGCAATGAATCCTGATGTTATGTTATTTGATGAGCCAACTTCTGCACTTGACCCTGAAATGGTGGGCGAGGTATTAGAACTCATGAAAGAACTTGCAAATGAAGGTATGACGATGGTTGTGGTTACTCATGAAATGGGATTTGCCAGAGAAGTTGCTACTCGTGTATTATTCATGGATGGCGGACAAATTGTAGAGCAAAACAATCCAAAAGACTTTTTTGAAAATCCACAGCATGAACGTTTACAAGAATTTCTTGCAAAAGTGCTTTAATAAAATTAGAAAAAACTGGCGAAAGCCAGTTTTTTTGTTATAATAGATAGTATAAAGTTAGAATCCACGATTCGTGGAGTCATTCAATTACTCGTAGGTAGCAATCTTTTTGCAATATAGTATAGTAGTTAATGAAGGCGAAAATCGAAAGAAAATCTTTCAATCTTTGCTGCGAAAGGAGTAGGTATTACTATGGAACAAATACAGATAAGTTATATGATAGCAACAAGAAGAAAGCAACTCGCAATGACACAGCAACAGATAGCAGATCAACTAGGAGTAACGAATAAAGCGGTATCTAAATGGGAAACAGGAGACGGTTATCCTGATATTACTATCATTCCTGCTTTAGCTGAAATTCTACAAATAACTACCGATGAGCTTTTAACCGGGGAAAAGTCAAAATTACAAATAGTATTTAACCCTAATGCCCCATATACAAAAAACGAATGTATACATGAATTTAGTACAATGAAACCAGTTACTATTTTTTTAACGGTATTAGGGGTAATTTTAGCATTCTGTTTTTGGATTGCATGGCAAAGCTTTGCATGGTCATTTGGGGTATGCGGTGTTCTAACTGCAGTAAGTTTATTCTGTCGTTATGTTGCATTTATTGAATTCAAAAATAAACTCAGTCGTATAGGAGATACCTCAGTTGATTTTAATGAGCTAAAAGCGGAAGAATACAATAGTGTTTTATGGAATGTGTGGCTTGGTATAACACCATTATGTTATATGATAATCAAGCAATTCTTGATTGGATATCTTCTAAACCCTGCACCTGATTTCGTACATTTATTGCTTTCGTGGTTATTAGCAGCTTTTATTTCTTTAATCATTACTATAGTACTAAGAAAGAAGGCAAAAGGCATTTTACGATAACAGTAAAAAATCACTCCAAGTAAATGGAGCGATTTTTTGTTTGTTATGCAATTGCTTCGGTTCGTTCAAATTGAGAATTATATAGATTTGCATAGAATCCATTTGCCGAAATAAGCTCTTCATGGTTACCTTGCTCGATGATATCGCCATCTTTCATAACTAAGATTAAATCGGCGTCACGAATGGTTGAAAGCCTATGAGCAATAACAAAGCTGGTTCTTCCGCTCATTAGATTATCCATAGCTTTTTGAATACGGATTTCTGTTCGGGTATCAACAGAGCTTGTTGCTTCGTCTAAAATCAAAATCTTAGGGTCAGCAAGAATGGCTCTAGCAATGGTAAGCAACTGCTTTTGTCCTTGTGAAATGTTGCTTGCCTCTTCATTTAACTCCATTTGATAGCCTTTTGGAAGTGTCTTGATAAAATGGTCAACATGAGCCGCTTTTGCAGCTGCAATTACTTCTTCGTCAGTTGCATTTAATCTGCCATAACGAATGTTTTCCATAATCGTATCGTTAAATAACCAAGTATCCTGTAATACCATACCAAACATATCTCGTAGTTCAGTGCGGTTAAAATCGCGAATATCGTGGCCGTCTATTAAGATTGCGCCACTATTCACATCATAAAAACGCATAAGCAGTTTAATCATAGTTGTTTTACCTGCTCCTGTAGGCCCAACTATAGCTACTTTTTGTCCTTGTTTTACAGTAGCGCTAAAGTCGTTGATAATAATTTTTTCTGGATCATAGCCAAAATGAACAGCCTTGAAAGCAACATTGCCTTCTAGTTTATCAATATGAACTGGATTTTCAACAAATTGATCTTCTTCTTCCTCGTTCAAAAATTCAAATACACGTTCTGCAGCTGCAGCGGTAGATTGTAGTAGATTAGCGACTTGAGCCACTTGAGCAATTGGTTGGGTAAAGCTGCGGATATATTGAATAAAGGATTGAATATCACCAACTTGAATGGTGTTTTTGATTACAAGGTATCCACCAAGAATGGACACTGCAACATAGCCTAGGTTACCAACAAACGTCATAACAGGCATCATCATTCCGGATAAAAATTGAGATTTCCAAGCAGATTGATAAAGTGTTTCATTCATTTTATCAAATTCATTTGTAACCTTTTCTTCTCCATTAAATGCTTTTACAATGTTTAATCCACCGAATACTTCTTCAACTTGACCATTTACATGACCAAGATATTCTTGTTGTGATTTAAAGTATTTTTGTGAACGTTTGACAACGCCAGTAATCAAAAGCATGGATAATGGAAGAATCAAAAGCGCAACTAAAGTCATTTGCCAGCTGATAGAAAACATCATTATCAGTACACCAATGATTAAAGTAATGGATGAAATAACTTGAGTCATACTTTGGTTTAAGCTTTGGCTTAAAGTATCAATATCGTTTGTCACTCTTGATAACACTTCACCATGTGTTCTGCTTTCAAAATATTTTAATGGCATACGATTGATTTTTTCGGAAATTTCTTTTCTAAAATTATAAGAAACCTTTTGCGTTACGTTAGTCATGAAATAACCTTGAAGAAAAGAAAATACTGCACTGATAATATATAGTCCAAGTAAGAATAAAAGGATGGTTCCGATTTTTGTAAAGTTAATTCCTCCACCTTGCCCTTTAATTTTTTCAATCAAACCATTGAAAATTTCAGTGGTTGCATTACCTAAAATTTTTGGACCAATTATTGCGAAAGCAGCACTTCCAATTGCAAAAATAACAACAAGCAAAATAGATAATTTATATTGAGCAAGATGAGAAATCAAGCTTTTCATTGTGCCTTTAAAGTTTTTTGCTTTTTCGCCGCTCATAGCGCCCATAGGGCCGCCCATGCCGCCCATAGGGCCACGCTTTGGTTGTTTTGCATTACTCATGTTCAAGCTCCTCCTTTGATAATTGTGATTGAGCAATTTGTTTGTATACATCACAGCTTTTAAGAAGCTCTTTATGAGTTCCTTTGCCGATAATTTGACCTTCATCTAATACAATTATTTGGTCAGCGTGTAGAATGGTACTGATTCTTTGTGCAACAATTAAAACGGTACTGTTAGCAGTATTGCTTTTCAAGGCTTTACGTAAAGCAACATCCGTTTTATAGTCAAGTGCAGAAAAACTGTCATCAAAAATATATACTTCCGGTTGCTTTGCAATCGCTCTTGCAATAGAAAGACGTTGCTTTTGGCCGCCTGATACATTGGTGCCGCCTTGTGAAATTTCAGAGTTATACTGCTCCGATTTGCTTTCGATAAATTCGGTTGCTTGGGCTATTTCAGCAGCTTTTTTCATAACGTCATCCGAAGTGTCATATGCGCCATATTTTATATTGGATTCAATTGTACCTGAGAACAATACACTTTTTTGAGGAACATATCCAATTTTTTCTCTTAAATCGTGTAAGGTTACGTTGCGAATGTCTACGCCATCTAATAAAATCTCGCCCTTTGTTACATCATAAAAACGAGGTATAAGGTTAATCAAAGTAGATTTACCACTACCCGTACTTCCGATAAATGCCGTTGTTTCCCCAGGCTTTGCAACAAAGCTAATATTGGAAAGGACATCTTCTAAAGCATCTGGATAATGGAAGGAAACATCTTTAAACTCAACATATCCTTTGTGGTCTAATTTTGTTTCTTGCGGTGTTTCAGGGTCGATAATACTGCTGTTCGTTTTTAATACTTCATCAATACGTGCTGCAGAAACAGAAGCACGAGGTAGCATAATTGAAATCATAGAAATCATTAAGAAGGACATAATAATTTGCATGGTATATTGAATAAACGCCATCATATCGCCAACTTGCATAGCACCTGTGTCGATTCCCTGTGCACCTTTCCAAACAATTAAAATAGCAATACTGTTCATGATAAACATCATAGCCGGCATCATAAATGTCATAATGCGGTTTACAAATAGATTTGTTTTTGTTAAATCACGGTTTGCTTTATCAAAACGTTGTTCTTCATGCTTTTGTGTGCTGAATGCACGAATAACAGGAATACCCGTTAAAATTTCACGAGTAACGAGGTTTAGTCTATCAATTAAAGATTGTAATTTCTTGAATCGAGGCATTGCTACACCAAATAGAACAAGGACAAGAGATAATATTGCCATAACAGCTACTGCAATAATCCATGCCATAGAAGTGTTCGTATTTAATACTTTAATAACACCGCCGATACCAAGGATTGGTGCATAGAAAACAATACGTAACAGCATAACCATCAGCATTTGAATTTGTTGGATGTCATTTGTGCTTCTTGTTATCAATGAAGCAGTAGAAAATTTGTCTAGTTCAGCGTTAGAGAAGGATACTACTTTTCGGAAAACACCTTGGCGTAAATTCATACCAAGTTTTGCAGCAACACGAGCTCCTAAATAGCCTACCAATACCGTTGCAGCCATACTTAGTAATGCAATACCAATCATTTTTAAACCTGCTAAAAGAATGAAATTGCTTTGTAAACGCTCGGTGTTAATGCCGATGGCAGTGTATTCTTTCTTGGTAAAGGCAACTGCACTTTGTCTTATAATACTATCCGGCATATCTTGAAACATTGCATTAATTTTATCGACCAAAGGGGTTAGCTGTTGCTTTGGTAGGTTAGCAAGAATATCTAAAGTAGATAGAGTTGCTTGCTTCATTTGTGGTGGGAGTTGAGCCTTTAAGTTATCTTCAAAAGGCTTGAGTTCTTTTGCTCCGCTTTCTAATCCACCTACTAAAAGCATCGGTTTTGCAAAAATGTTGTTAAGCTCTTCTATTTTTGATTTATCTTTGGTGTTAAGTTGATATAATGGTTCTTTTTCTAAAACATTATACTGGCTTTTTAAAGCATTCCCGACTTCTAACAGTGTATAGGAATCTAAGACCTTTTTATAATCACTTTCTGATATGAATAGGCTGAGTTTTTCCATTTCAGCTTTGCGAATAACATCGGGAGTAGCCTGTTCAATACCACCTTGCTGAATACCGACATTAACGATCTTGGATGTATAATCCGGTAAGGATAGATCGCAAACTGCTTGCACAACCAAAAGTGCAACAATTGCTAAAATAGAAAAAGTAAATTGTTTCAGATGTTTGATGAGTTTAAACATGAATTGTTATCCTTTCAAGTAAAGAGTATCTATATCATACACCATTTAGTATGCTATTCATTGATAAATGGTGGAATATGTGGCGAAGCAATAAAATTACTGTTAAATGTCTCTATTTTTTTTCCAAAGTCAATAAACTGTTTGATTAAGTCAATACCGACCTCATCAATAACCTTAGCATAATAAGCGTTAATTTGTTTTGACATTTGCTTGTATTCTTGTTCTCCATTTTTAGTTAGTTGAAGGAAAACTTGACGACGATCTTGCTTGGAATAAATACGTTCAATGAAACCTGTGTCATCTAGTTTATTCAAGACAGGAGTAATAGAGGCAGGTGCTACTCTCAATACCTCGCTTAAATAAGATGGTTGTGGGGGAGCTGATTTCTTAGATATATAGTCGCCAATAGTCAATAAAACTATAGTTTGCGCATGAGTTAAATGGGATACAACGTTTATACAGTTAATATTGCATTGCTGTAACGCTTTAATTGCTTCGAATATTTCTTGTGTCAAAAGATTCATCCTTTCTATAATTAGATTTTCTAATTATATTACAATCTAATAATTAATTCAATTAAGAAAATATGAACGTAATTAAAACATTCAATGGATTCCATAAAAAAATTATGAATGATATTTATAATATGTAATGAAAGCATAATATTATCTACAGTTATTATGTACAGATACCATCATAATTCTCAGTAAACTGTAAATAGGATTTGTATAAAACTGTCAGTTGAATTTATATATTTAGTGAAAAAGCAAATACTTGTCAAAGACAGAATTTAGTAGTATAATGAAAAATATATAAATTTTAAAAGGTGGTTATAAACTATGGCAGGGCAAAAAAAGATGGTCGAAGACATTACTGCAATGGACGTCGACTTTGCAAAATGGTATACTGATGTAATTAAAAAAGCTGAGCTTGTGGATTACTCTAGCGTGAAAGGTTGTATGGTAATTCGCCCGTATGGCTATGGCATATGGGAAAACATCCAACACGATTTAGACGCAAGATTCAAAGCACTTGGACACGAAAATGTATATATGCCTATGTTTATCCCCGAAAGTTTATTACAACGTGAAAAGGATCATGTAGAAGGATTTGCACCGGAAGTTGCTTGGGTTACTCATGGCGGAAATGAACGTTTAGCAGAACGTCTTTGTGTTCGTCCAACTTCTGAAGTGTTATTCTGTGAACATTATAAAAATATTATTCACTCTTATAGAGATTTACCAAAGCTATATAACCAATGGTGTAACGTAGTTCGTTGGGAAAAAACAACTCGTCCATTCTTAAGAACTTCTGAGTTCTTATGGCAAGAAGGCCATACAATGCATGAAACAGAAGAAGATGCAAGAAAAGAAACACTTCAAATGCTGAAAGTGTATGAAGATTTTTATCGTGAAACATTAGCTATTCCTGCAATTACAGGTCAAAAAACCGAAAAAGAAAAATTTGCAGGTGCAGTTGAAACTTATACGATTGAGCCTATGATGCATAATGGTGTTGCATTACAAGGCGGTACTTCTCACTATTTCGGTGATGGATTTGCAAAGGCATTTGAAATTACCTATACTGATAGAAACAACAAACCACAATATCCTCATCAAACTTCTTGGGGCGTTTCTACTCGTATGATTGGTGCAATCATCATGACACATGGTGACGATAACGGATTGGTATTACCTCCAAAAATCGCTCCAATTCAAGTCGTTATTCTTCCGATTGCAATGCACAAAGAAGGCGTGTTGGATAAAGCTGCTGAATTAAGAGATCGTTTGAAAGCAAACTATCGTGTAAAACTAGATGATTCCGATAATTCACCGGGATGGAAGTTCAGTGAATACGAAATGAAAGGTGTTCCGCTTCGTCTTGAAATTGGACCAAAAGATATTGAGAATAATCAATGTGTATTGGTTCGTCGTGATAATCGCGAAAAAGTCTTTGTTAGCTTAGATAACCTTGAACAAGAAATTGAAACTGCACTACAAGCTGTTCATGATGGATTATATAATCGTGCATTGGAAAATCTTAAAGCAAAAACACATACTGCAAAAAACTTTGATGAATTCGTAGATACTGCGAAAAACAAGCCAGGATTTATCAAAGCTATGTGGTGCGGTGATGTCGAATGTGAAAATAAGATTAAAGATGTTACCGGCGGCGTAAAATCTCGTTGTATTCCATTTAACGAAGAGGCAATCGGCGATACTTGTGCTTGCTGCGGCAAACCTGCAAAACACTTAGTTGTTTGGGGTAAACAATATTAAAGGCAAAACTGCTTTTGACAAAAGATATAGCGGTACAGAGAAAACTCTGTACCGCTATTTGTATCTAATATAAGGAGAAATGACATATGGATCAATCAATGAAAGCAATGTGTGGTACTTATTGTGGAGAATGTGAATGGAAGGAGCCATGTAATTGTCCTGGATGTAAAGCTTGTAAAAGTAAGATGTTCTGGGGCGAATGTGATAAAGCAAAATGTTGTATCAGTAAAGGGTATGAGCATTGTGGACAATGTGAAGAAATGCCATGCCAAATGTTAAGCGACCTATTTGCTGACCAAGAACATGGTGACAACGGCGCTAGACTACGAAACTTAAAAAACTGGACGGATGGAAACGATAGTTACGAGAAGCTAAGATAATAAAGCTTGAATGAGTTAATTCATTACTTATTACAGTATGATTATGTAATGAATTTTGGCTTTTTATATAATATGTAGAACGCTATGTTGTAATTATTGATGCATATTTAATTATTATGTAATGTAGGGAACGACCCCTGTGTCGTTCCGTCTTATGAAATGAGATGATTTTATTTGAACGAATTACCACAAAGAAAATTACAACGATTAAAAGGTTATGATTATTCCCACAATGGCGCATATTTTATTACAATATGTACGCAAAATCGTCAGCAATTATTTGGTGAAATATTTAATAATACTATGCTGATAAATAATGCTGGTAAAATGATCGAAGAAAGGCTATTAAATATTATAAACGATGTTGTTTTTCTTGATAAACATATTATAATGCCCGACCATATTCACGCAATTGTTATTATTAATCACAACGGAACGACACAGGGACCGTTCCCTACGTTGTCGGAGATTGTGCAGAGATTTAAAACAATAACGACAAAATTGTATATAGACAGTGTAAAAAATGGTGAGTATCCACCGTTTGACAAGAAAATCTGGCAAAAATCATTTAATGATAGAATTATCCGTAATGAAAAGGAATATCGTGAGATTAGACAATATATAGATGAAAACCCATTGAAATAGAAGATTGAACATAATCTTTACATAACGATACCCTCAGAAAAAAGTTATTACTCTTTTCTGAGGGTATCGTATTTCTTTATTTGGCTTATTAACGCTAAGCATTTTTGCAACAATAAACCCCGAATCTTTTGATTCGGGGTTGTTATTATTGGTTGTTGCCTTTAGGCTTAATAAAACCCCTGGTTCTACCAGGGGTAGATAAAAAAGCCTTGGCAAAAATAAAACCTCCATGTTAAAATAGTGACGGTTTGGCGACCGTATCACAAAGATAACAAGGAGGAATTAAGCAATGAAAAATGAAGTAAAACAGACAGCACATTCAAGTTATAGGTGCGAATACCATATAGTGTTTGCACCAAAATATAGAAGAAAAATAATTTATAAAGATTTGCGAAGAGATGTAGGTGAAATATTTCGAAAATTATGCACAGAAATGAAAGTGGAAATAATAGAAGCGGAGGCATGTGTAGATCACATACACATGTTAGTAAGTATTCCACCGTATATGAGTATATCACAGTTTGTAGGAACACTCAAGAGTAAGAGTGCACTGATGATATTCGATAGGCATGCAAATTTAAAATATAAATATGGATCACGAAATTTTTGGTGTAGAGGTTATTTTGTAGATACAGTAGGAAAAAATGAAAAGAAAATAGCAGAGTACATTCGAAACCAATTAGAAGAAGATTATGCAAAAGACCAAATTTCATTTAAAGAATATACGGACCCGTTTACGGGTAATCAAGTGAAATAGGGCAAAAAACAAACAGCCACTTATAGTGGCTGCCTGTAATTGTGATGCGATGACAAACTTTCAGTACCCCTTTGAGGGGTCAGCACGAGTTGACCCTTCTAGGGTCTGAGCAAACCACTAGTTCACTAGTGGTTTTGATTTATAGTTTGATAATTTCGCCGTAAACAACACCTGCACATTGTGCAGCATTTGCTTCGTCAGTGTCTAAATGCATTGCTAATGCAAATTTATCAGATACACGAACAACAACATCGCCGAAAACTGTTTTTCTGTCTGGAGTTTCGATTTTAACCCAAACGATGTCTTTATCTTTTACATTTAATTTTGTTGCATCCCCGCAAGTCATATGTATATGTCTTTTTGCAACAATAACACCTTTTGTTAGCTCAATTTCACCCGCTGGACCAATTAATTTACAAGGTGCACTACCTTCTATATCACCTGATTCACGGATTGGTGCAGTAACTCCAAGTGTTCTTGCATCAGATAAAGAAACTTCGATTTGTGTTTCAGGACGAACCGGACCTAAGATACTCATAGTAAGTTGTCCACGAGGGCCAACAACAGTAACTTTTTCATTGGTTGCAAATTGACCAGGTTGTGATAAATCTTTTTTGTTAGAAAGGCTAGCACCTTTACCAAACAAAGTTTCTAAATCTGCTTGAGATACATGAAGATGACGTGCAGATGTTTCAACAATAAATTTTTCCATTTTAGTAATTCTCCATTCCACTATATACATTATACTCATGTTATTATAATACAAAGTAAACCATTTTTCAATATTAGCTTAATATTTTAAGAAACATTGGAAAAGTATTTGCAAGATTTCATATAAAGTATAGCGTATGTAGGGGTTTTTTACATCCTTTGATTTAGCCCAAAACTAACAGATAATGCAGTATCAATTAAATTCATTGAATTGCTATCTAAGGCACCCATCTTTTCTTTTAATCTTTTTTTATCTATTGTTCTGATTTGTTCTAAAAGAACAATAGAGTTTTTTTGAAGACCGCAATTTTCGGCAGGTAATTCAATATGAGTGGGTAGCTTTGATTTGTCACGCTGACTTGTAATTGCAGCAGCAATGACAGTCGGACTATATTTATTTCCAATATCATTTTGTACAATCAAAACAGGTCGCATACCGCCTTGCTCCGATCCAATTACCGGGCTTAAGTCGGCATAATAGATTTCGCCTCGTTTGATAGACATACTATTCACA
It encodes:
- a CDS encoding transposase, coding for MNELPQRKLQRLKGYDYSHNGAYFITICTQNRQQLFGEIFNNTMLINNAGKMIEERLLNIINDVVFLDKHIIMPDHIHAIVIINHNGTTQGPFPTLSEIVQRFKTITTKLYIDSVKNGEYPPFDKKIWQKSFNDRIIRNEKEYREIRQYIDENPLK
- a CDS encoding type II toxin-antitoxin system PemK/MazF family toxin, with amino-acid sequence MSIKRGEIYYADLSPVIGSEQGGMRPVLIVQNDIGNKYSPTVIAAAITSQRDKSKLPTHIELPAENCGLQKNSIVLLEQIRTIDKKRLKEKMGALDSNSMNLIDTALSVSFGLNQRM
- the tnpA gene encoding IS200/IS605 family transposase — protein: MKNEVKQTAHSSYRCEYHIVFAPKYRRKIIYKDLRRDVGEIFRKLCTEMKVEIIEAEACVDHIHMLVSIPPYMSISQFVGTLKSKSALMIFDRHANLKYKYGSRNFWCRGYFVDTVGKNEKKIAEYIRNQLEEDYAKDQISFKEYTDPFTGNQVK
- a CDS encoding phosphate propanoyltransferase, which encodes MEKFIVETSARHLHVSQADLETLFGKGASLSNKKDLSQPGQFATNEKVTVVGPRGQLTMSILGPVRPETQIEVSLSDARTLGVTAPIRESGDIEGSAPCKLIGPAGEIELTKGVIVAKRHIHMTCGDATKLNVKDKDIVWVKIETPDRKTVFGDVVVRVSDKFALAMHLDTDEANAAQCAGVVYGEIIKL
- a CDS encoding MarR family transcriptional regulator; protein product: MTQEIFEAIKALQQCNINCINVVSHLTHAQTIVLLTIGDYISKKSAPPQPSYLSEVLRVAPASITPVLNKLDDTGFIERIYSKQDRRQVFLQLTKNGEQEYKQMSKQINAYYAKVIDEVGIDLIKQFIDFGKKIETFNSNFIASPHIPPFINE
- the proS gene encoding proline--tRNA ligase, giving the protein MAGQKKMVEDITAMDVDFAKWYTDVIKKAELVDYSSVKGCMVIRPYGYGIWENIQHDLDARFKALGHENVYMPMFIPESLLQREKDHVEGFAPEVAWVTHGGNERLAERLCVRPTSEVLFCEHYKNIIHSYRDLPKLYNQWCNVVRWEKTTRPFLRTSEFLWQEGHTMHETEEDARKETLQMLKVYEDFYRETLAIPAITGQKTEKEKFAGAVETYTIEPMMHNGVALQGGTSHYFGDGFAKAFEITYTDRNNKPQYPHQTSWGVSTRMIGAIIMTHGDDNGLVLPPKIAPIQVVILPIAMHKEGVLDKAAELRDRLKANYRVKLDDSDNSPGWKFSEYEMKGVPLRLEIGPKDIENNQCVLVRRDNREKVFVSLDNLEQEIETALQAVHDGLYNRALENLKAKTHTAKNFDEFVDTAKNKPGFIKAMWCGDVECENKIKDVTGGVKSRCIPFNEEAIGDTCACCGKPAKHLVVWGKQY
- a CDS encoding DUF3795 domain-containing protein, which codes for MDQSMKAMCGTYCGECEWKEPCNCPGCKACKSKMFWGECDKAKCCISKGYEHCGQCEEMPCQMLSDLFADQEHGDNGARLRNLKNWTDGNDSYEKLR
- a CDS encoding ABC transporter ATP-binding protein; the encoded protein is MFKLIKHLKQFTFSILAIVALLVVQAVCDLSLPDYTSKIVNVGIQQGGIEQATPDVIRKAEMEKLSLFISESDYKKVLDSYTLLEVGNALKSQYNVLEKEPLYQLNTKDKSKIEELNNIFAKPMLLVGGLESGAKELKPFEDNLKAQLPPQMKQATLSTLDILANLPKQQLTPLVDKINAMFQDMPDSIIRQSAVAFTKKEYTAIGINTERLQSNFILLAGLKMIGIALLSMAATVLVGYLGARVAAKLGMNLRQGVFRKVVSFSNAELDKFSTASLITRSTNDIQQIQMLMVMLLRIVFYAPILGIGGVIKVLNTNTSMAWIIAVAVMAILSLVLVLFGVAMPRFKKLQSLIDRLNLVTREILTGIPVIRAFSTQKHEEQRFDKANRDLTKTNLFVNRIMTFMMPAMMFIMNSIAILIVWKGAQGIDTGAMQVGDMMAFIQYTMQIIMSFLMISMISIMLPRASVSAARIDEVLKTNSSIIDPETPQETKLDHKGYVEFKDVSFHYPDALEDVLSNISFVAKPGETTAFIGSTGSGKSTLINLIPRFYDVTKGEILLDGVDIRNVTLHDLREKIGYVPQKSVLFSGTIESNIKYGAYDTSDDVMKKAAEIAQATEFIESKSEQYNSEISQGGTNVSGGQKQRLSIARAIAKQPEVYIFDDSFSALDYKTDVALRKALKSNTANSTVLIVAQRISTILHADQIIVLDEGQIIGKGTHKELLKSCDVYKQIAQSQLSKEELEHE